The following proteins are encoded in a genomic region of Planococcus lenghuensis:
- a CDS encoding glycerol-3-phosphate responsive antiterminator, protein MDKLQGVLPAIRSMKGFDRLLASDYPYIIILEVHLGQLKPLVREIKKAGKKVLVHADLVQGLQTNEQGIEFLVRSIKPDGIVSTRANVIGMAKKNKVLAIQRLFILDSQALDHNLKIIRQAQPDYIEVLPGVIPSVIREIADQIEIPVIAGGLIRTEADIQRALEGGAIAISTSQSDLWEL, encoded by the coding sequence ATGGACAAACTGCAAGGTGTGCTTCCGGCGATCAGGAGCATGAAAGGATTTGACCGGCTTCTCGCGAGTGATTATCCGTACATCATTATTCTCGAAGTCCATCTCGGACAGCTGAAGCCGCTCGTGCGTGAAATTAAGAAAGCAGGCAAGAAAGTGCTGGTGCACGCCGATCTTGTTCAAGGACTGCAGACAAATGAACAGGGAATCGAGTTTCTGGTCCGCAGTATCAAACCGGACGGTATTGTCTCCACTCGGGCCAATGTTATCGGAATGGCCAAGAAGAACAAGGTCCTGGCAATCCAGCGTCTCTTCATCCTGGACAGTCAGGCACTTGATCATAATTTAAAAATCATCCGGCAGGCACAGCCGGATTACATCGAAGTGCTGCCAGGGGTTATTCCTTCTGTCATCCGGGAAATTGCTGATCAAATCGAAATCCCGGTTATCGCAGGTGGGCTTATCCGCACGGAAGCGGACATTCAGCGGGCCCTCGAAGGAGGAGCCATCGCCATTTCAACATCTCAGAGTGATCTGTGGGAATTATGA
- a CDS encoding DUF4126 domain-containing protein yields MEAILAVIVGLALSATAGFRIFTPLLITGLFVRTEWVTLAEGFEWIGSTPALIAFGVATLLEIGVNYLPVLGTFLKMLATPAATVAGILLTASFIGDMDPFVSWSIAIIGGGGIATTAHATTSIVKGVSETAAVSPVVSAMEDGIAIVGPVLIFLVPVLAVIVLAVAGYLIYKAYRRITFKDRMA; encoded by the coding sequence ATGGAAGCGATTCTGGCTGTGATTGTCGGATTAGCACTCAGTGCGACGGCAGGGTTCCGCATCTTCACGCCGCTGCTCATAACCGGATTGTTCGTGCGCACGGAATGGGTGACGCTTGCAGAAGGATTTGAATGGATCGGGAGTACGCCGGCACTGATTGCGTTCGGTGTTGCGACACTGCTTGAAATCGGTGTCAATTACCTGCCGGTTCTTGGTACTTTCCTGAAAATGCTTGCCACTCCGGCCGCAACAGTCGCCGGGATTTTGCTGACGGCTTCATTCATCGGTGATATGGATCCGTTTGTCAGCTGGAGCATCGCCATTATCGGGGGAGGCGGAATTGCGACGACTGCCCATGCCACAACTTCCATCGTCAAAGGTGTCAGCGAAACTGCGGCAGTAAGTCCTGTCGTATCCGCCATGGAAGATGGCATAGCGATTGTCGGTCCGGTCCTGATTTTTCTTGTGCCGGTGCTCGCTGTCATCGTCCTTGCTGTGGCCGGATACCTGATTTATAAAGCATACAGACGGATTACATTTAAAGATCGGATGGCATAA
- a CDS encoding ROK family protein: MKYAVGVDIGGTKAAAAVVAETGEILKKTVIPTDGTVAPEEMIERISRVISKLIKETGLQAGDLSGIGIGAPGPLDTKRGAIHSPPYLPRWIDVPVVQLMAQRFSIPVLLENDANAAALAEKWLGAARGLNDFVYVTVSTGIGAGIVSDGRLVSGRRGNAGEIGHMVVDPSFGRCFCGLYGCLELIASGTSIAKHGSVISGRTLSTKEVFDLYRAGDAAIMEFVDRVFHALGTAAVSLVNTFDPEAIIIGGGVSQVGDPLFKAVQTHISRYALDAVGRQTQVVPAQLNQSEGVIGAAALCFQPGS; this comes from the coding sequence ATGAAATACGCAGTTGGCGTTGACATAGGAGGAACAAAAGCAGCAGCGGCAGTCGTGGCGGAAACGGGGGAGATTCTTAAAAAAACGGTCATTCCGACAGATGGTACCGTGGCGCCGGAGGAGATGATCGAACGCATCAGCAGAGTCATCAGCAAATTGATCAAGGAGACTGGCCTTCAGGCAGGCGACTTAAGCGGTATCGGTATCGGAGCGCCTGGGCCGCTTGATACGAAAAGAGGTGCCATCCATTCACCGCCGTATTTGCCGAGGTGGATCGATGTGCCGGTTGTGCAATTGATGGCGCAGCGATTTTCCATACCGGTCTTACTGGAGAACGATGCAAACGCCGCGGCACTTGCAGAAAAATGGCTTGGAGCTGCACGCGGCTTGAATGACTTTGTTTATGTAACTGTCAGTACCGGCATCGGCGCCGGCATCGTATCGGATGGCCGGCTTGTGAGCGGCCGGCGGGGCAATGCCGGTGAAATCGGGCACATGGTGGTCGATCCGTCATTCGGCCGCTGTTTCTGCGGTCTCTATGGCTGCTTGGAGTTGATTGCTTCCGGTACGTCGATTGCCAAGCATGGCTCGGTGATTTCAGGTCGGACACTTTCAACGAAAGAAGTATTCGATCTATACCGGGCGGGGGATGCTGCTATAATGGAGTTTGTTGACCGGGTGTTTCATGCATTGGGCACTGCTGCCGTGTCGCTTGTCAATACGTTCGACCCCGAAGCAATCATAATCGGCGGCGGAGTTTCACAAGTTGGTGATCCCTTGTTCAAAGCGGTCCAGACGCATATCAGCCGCTATGCACTTGATGCTGTCGGCCGGCAGACGCAAGTTGTACCGGCCCAACTGAATCAGAGTGAAGGTGTGATCGGCGCTGCAGCGCTCTGTTTCCAGCCGGGCTCTTAA
- a CDS encoding YciI family protein — translation MKTFAVFLRMADEEKSVRYRSDHLAFLEQMRTAGHVRANGRFPDGSGGLIIYQAESLADCAALADQDPYIRQGARNSEIHEWEAVWAD, via the coding sequence ATGAAGACATTTGCGGTGTTTCTGCGAATGGCTGATGAAGAAAAAAGCGTTCGCTATCGTTCGGATCATTTGGCATTCCTCGAACAAATGCGAACCGCGGGACATGTGCGTGCGAACGGCCGGTTTCCGGATGGTTCCGGCGGACTGATCATCTACCAGGCTGAATCGCTCGCGGACTGTGCAGCACTGGCGGATCAGGATCCTTATATCCGGCAAGGGGCAAGAAACAGCGAAATCCATGAATGGGAGGCAGTCTGGGCAGACTGA
- a CDS encoding threonine aldolase family protein gives MKDTNRLRDTFEETEYQLAGHGKRTARILKEAFAQVDDGLKSDHYGEGQVIDAFQDKMAKLLGKEETVFFPSGTMAQQIALRIWSDEEGIRKVGYHPLSHLEIHEENGLQELHGIQSILLADRNSIITLEDIVNMQEKVACILLELPQREIGGQLPDYKTLEDISAYCREHGIRLHLDGARLLEVLPYYGKTAAEISALFDSVYISVYKGIGGIAGAVLAGNAEFIQQSKVWKRRHGGDLISLYPYIVSADYYFDQRVNQMRRYYEDATELAGYFNNVPAVTTLPEVPVSNMFHVHIALPEEQAAEAIAAAQEQTGIGITGYVRKIDDHNCYFEVSLGDQYANLSAAEVRKVFQQFDSEIKKVMS, from the coding sequence ATGAAGGATACAAATCGACTGCGGGATACATTCGAAGAGACCGAATACCAACTGGCCGGGCACGGGAAGCGGACCGCCCGCATATTGAAAGAGGCATTTGCCCAAGTGGATGACGGACTAAAGAGTGATCATTACGGCGAGGGCCAAGTAATTGATGCTTTCCAAGACAAGATGGCGAAACTGCTTGGGAAAGAAGAGACCGTGTTCTTCCCGAGCGGCACGATGGCTCAGCAGATAGCCCTGCGTATCTGGAGCGACGAGGAGGGGATCCGGAAAGTCGGCTACCACCCGTTAAGTCATTTGGAGATCCACGAAGAAAACGGGTTGCAGGAGCTGCACGGCATCCAATCCATATTGCTGGCGGACCGCAATAGTATTATCACACTTGAAGATATCGTAAACATGCAGGAAAAAGTCGCCTGTATCCTGCTTGAATTGCCGCAGCGGGAAATCGGCGGTCAATTGCCGGATTACAAGACGCTCGAAGACATCTCTGCGTATTGCCGGGAACATGGCATCCGGCTTCATTTGGACGGGGCGCGACTTCTTGAAGTCCTGCCTTATTACGGAAAAACGGCAGCCGAGATAAGCGCATTGTTCGACAGTGTGTATATCTCCGTCTATAAAGGCATCGGCGGCATTGCGGGGGCGGTACTTGCGGGGAACGCAGAGTTCATTCAGCAGTCCAAAGTGTGGAAACGGAGGCACGGCGGCGATTTGATCAGCTTGTATCCGTACATCGTGAGTGCCGACTATTATTTTGATCAGCGGGTCAACCAGATGCGCCGGTATTATGAGGATGCAACAGAACTGGCCGGTTATTTCAATAATGTGCCTGCCGTCACGACGCTGCCGGAAGTGCCGGTATCGAATATGTTCCACGTCCATATCGCTCTGCCCGAAGAACAGGCAGCGGAAGCGATTGCTGCTGCACAGGAACAGACCGGCATCGGAATTACAGGCTATGTGCGGAAAATAGACGACCACAATTGCTATTTTGAAGTGAGTCTCGGTGATCAATATGCGAATCTGTCAGCAGCGGAAGTCCGGAAAGTGTTTCAGCAATTCGATTCAGAAATAAAGAAGGTGATGTCATGA
- a CDS encoding MBL fold metallo-hydrolase: MRTTTIGTVHQLSFMPDAFPVNCYLIEERDSLTLIDTALPYSTAGILKTARTIGKPITHIILTHAHMDHVGSLDELTDALPNAQVGISVRDARLLAGDSDLLAGEPQSPVKGGLPKKIRSRPDILLKEGDRIGSLEVIFSPGHTPGSISLIDTRNGSLIAGDAFQTRGGVAVSGQVKPLFPFPAMATWHKGAALISAKRLRALNPALLAVGHGRILEQPARAMDKAIAVSEKKLKPSR, from the coding sequence ATGCGGACGACCACAATTGGAACGGTTCATCAATTATCATTCATGCCCGACGCATTTCCTGTGAATTGCTATTTAATCGAAGAACGGGATTCCCTGACACTCATCGACACCGCTCTTCCTTACAGCACGGCGGGTATCCTGAAGACAGCAAGAACGATCGGCAAACCAATTACACACATCATTCTGACCCATGCCCATATGGATCACGTGGGTTCGCTCGATGAATTGACGGACGCTTTGCCAAATGCCCAAGTCGGTATTTCAGTACGGGATGCCCGCCTGCTTGCCGGTGACAGCGATTTGCTCGCCGGTGAGCCGCAGAGCCCTGTCAAAGGCGGCTTGCCAAAAAAGATCCGGTCACGACCGGATATTCTCTTGAAAGAGGGAGATCGGATCGGTTCGTTGGAAGTGATTTTTTCACCCGGCCACACGCCAGGTTCCATTTCACTGATTGATACGCGGAACGGCAGTCTGATTGCAGGCGACGCTTTTCAAACTAGAGGCGGCGTTGCGGTATCAGGCCAAGTGAAACCGCTGTTCCCTTTTCCTGCCATGGCCACCTGGCACAAAGGAGCAGCCCTGATCAGCGCCAAGCGCCTGCGCGCGCTCAATCCGGCACTGCTTGCTGTCGGCCACGGCCGTATACTCGAACAGCCGGCTCGCGCGATGGATAAAGCGATTGCTGTCAGTGAGAAGAAATTAAAACCTTCAAGATGA
- a CDS encoding glycosyltransferase, whose product MSHAITIILGFFWLLLLYYSVLTIAGIWYRARTGDSSKLENYPSVSVLIPAHNEGLVLDATLQAMNRLRYSGRLDVYVLDDRSEDDTAAIAQEYAAVFSRIHYIPVPEGAPNGKSRVLNYGISLISSDYFMVFDADNEPETDALEKLVQAAERTPDAAGAVGYVKTRNSGANVLTRMIGLEFQVFQLLMQCGRWALFKLGSLAGTNMLLRRSAIEEMGGYDVYALAEDAELTVRLNAAGYRLPVVPTSRTWEQEPETINALIRQRTRWLTGNIYLLEKSFREWSLWKGKGFIFSLQHVFTYLVFVLMLLLSDLFFIFGITGYELPHMNTPVLMLWFLTYVVYVGQLLSALVVDKNVSLKNVLLALTMYFTYAQLFLLLLFRSFVLYVWSRIQNEAIAWDKTQRFGPELEEKLKKDPL is encoded by the coding sequence ATGAGTCATGCCATCACGATTATTTTAGGGTTCTTCTGGCTGCTGCTGCTGTATTACTCCGTACTGACAATTGCCGGCATCTGGTACCGGGCACGAACCGGGGACTCATCCAAGTTAGAGAACTACCCAAGTGTATCCGTGCTGATTCCGGCACATAACGAAGGATTGGTTCTTGATGCGACGCTCCAGGCAATGAACCGGCTTCGGTACAGTGGCCGGTTGGATGTTTATGTGCTCGATGACCGCTCGGAAGATGACACAGCTGCGATTGCACAGGAATATGCGGCAGTGTTTTCCCGGATTCATTACATACCTGTCCCTGAAGGAGCACCTAACGGAAAATCACGCGTGCTCAATTATGGCATCAGCCTCATCTCTTCGGATTACTTCATGGTATTCGATGCGGACAATGAGCCGGAAACGGATGCACTCGAAAAGCTGGTGCAAGCAGCCGAGCGGACGCCGGATGCTGCGGGGGCTGTCGGCTATGTAAAAACGCGGAATTCCGGCGCGAATGTGCTCACCCGGATGATCGGGCTCGAGTTTCAGGTATTTCAGCTGCTGATGCAATGCGGCCGCTGGGCGCTCTTTAAGTTGGGTTCACTCGCCGGCACGAACATGCTGCTCCGGCGCTCTGCAATCGAAGAAATGGGCGGCTATGATGTATATGCGTTAGCGGAAGATGCCGAGCTGACGGTCCGGCTGAATGCGGCGGGTTACCGGCTCCCGGTCGTGCCGACTTCCCGTACATGGGAACAGGAACCGGAAACCATCAATGCACTGATCCGTCAACGGACCCGGTGGCTGACCGGAAACATTTATCTGCTTGAAAAATCGTTTCGTGAATGGTCGCTCTGGAAAGGGAAAGGTTTCATCTTCAGTCTGCAGCACGTCTTTACTTATTTGGTGTTTGTGCTGATGCTGCTCTTATCGGATCTGTTCTTCATCTTCGGCATCACGGGGTATGAACTGCCTCACATGAATACGCCGGTGCTGATGCTGTGGTTTTTAACGTATGTCGTGTACGTCGGTCAGCTGCTGAGCGCGCTTGTCGTTGATAAGAATGTTTCCCTGAAAAATGTCCTGCTCGCCCTCACGATGTATTTCACTTACGCCCAGCTGTTTCTCCTGCTGTTATTCCGCAGCTTTGTGCTGTATGTCTGGAGTCGGATTCAGAATGAAGCCATCGCTTGGGATAAAACACAGCGTTTCGGCCCGGAACTGGAAGAGAAACTGAAAAAAGACCCGCTTTAA
- a CDS encoding helix-turn-helix domain-containing protein: MAADKKGSPIKGTKKQLPDGWITGAFRYAIFPTDEQKQRLEMAFGCERKIYNEYVAGLVEHLTSIEFSGGFLTYKVPNYTTITNRFDFLDKSNDAFVYNDAKIRFQAAIKKYNETYGKRARCNTRNLYRKR; this comes from the coding sequence ATGGCGGCTGACAAGAAGGGAAGTCCTATCAAAGGCACGAAAAAGCAATTGCCTGACGGGTGGATAACAGGCGCGTTCCGTTATGCCATTTTTCCGACGGATGAACAGAAGCAGCGCCTGGAGATGGCATTCGGATGTGAGCGGAAAATCTACAATGAGTACGTGGCCGGGTTGGTTGAACACCTAACATCCATCGAATTCTCAGGCGGTTTTTTGACCTACAAGGTTCCGAATTACACGACGATCACTAATCGGTTTGATTTCCTTGACAAGTCAAATGACGCCTTTGTCTACAACGATGCCAAGATCCGTTTTCAGGCAGCCATCAAAAAATATAACGAGACCTACGGTAAACGCGCCCGCTGCAATACAAGGAATCTGTACAGAAAAAGATGA
- a CDS encoding RNA-guided endonuclease InsQ/TnpB family protein, whose product MKAGYVPSLRDVKGLPKFHSKKQGRFSYTTNQTNGNIRIESRDGVTFLRIPKFPEGIPVRLHRELPADGLIKKATIKREGDRYIVAISVDYPFEKLQLVEKVATSKITALDYSQSDLYMDSEGQKAEYPRFHRLIEKRQRRQNKSLARKKERAPKDKDGNPIDSKNYQKALKNYQKTMAKAVNQRKDFLHKKSDQITNDYDAIVVEDLDLSNLAQCLKLGKKLHDNGFGMFRNMLKYKAERKGKHYIVADRFFPSSKLCSACGTKKENLRLSERTYTCAHCQAVIDRDHNAALNLKNYGVHTLSDLGFLAEPASV is encoded by the coding sequence ATGAAAGCCGGCTATGTGCCTTCCCTTCGAGACGTCAAGGGGCTGCCGAAATTTCACAGTAAAAAGCAAGGCAGATTCAGCTATACAACCAACCAGACGAATGGGAATATCCGCATCGAATCGAGGGATGGGGTGACGTTTCTGCGCATTCCGAAATTCCCTGAAGGTATACCCGTTCGATTGCATCGGGAACTGCCCGCCGATGGGCTGATCAAAAAGGCGACCATCAAACGGGAAGGTGACCGCTACATCGTGGCCATTTCCGTCGATTATCCATTTGAAAAGCTGCAACTCGTGGAAAAGGTCGCCACATCCAAAATTACCGCCTTGGACTACAGCCAATCCGATTTGTACATGGACAGCGAGGGGCAAAAGGCGGAATACCCGCGGTTCCACCGCCTCATCGAGAAACGGCAGCGGCGGCAGAATAAGTCGCTGGCACGGAAGAAGGAACGGGCGCCGAAGGATAAAGACGGAAATCCGATCGATTCGAAGAACTACCAGAAAGCGCTCAAGAACTACCAGAAGACGATGGCGAAGGCCGTCAATCAGCGGAAAGACTTTCTCCACAAGAAAAGTGACCAGATAACCAATGATTACGATGCGATTGTGGTGGAAGACCTCGACCTGTCAAACCTGGCGCAGTGCCTGAAACTCGGCAAGAAACTGCACGACAACGGGTTCGGCATGTTCCGTAATATGCTCAAATACAAAGCGGAACGAAAAGGGAAACACTACATCGTCGCCGACCGCTTCTTCCCATCCAGTAAACTGTGCAGCGCCTGCGGCACAAAAAAAGAGAACTTGCGGCTTTCTGAACGGACGTATACGTGTGCGCATTGCCAAGCCGTGATCGACCGGGACCATAACGCAGCACTCAATCTCAAAAACTATGGCGTTCATACGTTGTCAGACTTAGGATTCCTAGCTGAACCTGCATCTGTCTAA
- a CDS encoding polysaccharide deacetylase family protein translates to MKPVFSMLLLGFSLIFSAVSPAAAEAAANQAKTLIVYKGDAGVQVNELHALDLATGHFASDRTILPLSEAAEEGIAGYSHVLYAGFSEEALSDKELELFREFTGPLYLIGRHIDRFPAVEKLGPDGAEKITAIRNAAGTWEAPVDKLVTRFENTAGWEVLYTAEVAGGELPLILRQGNTFVAVAESVTGPVSDALGETLFDFYQAERQAPKKFLRLEDVHPKSDPIQLRAIGDYLAEQNIPYAITVIPVYLNPQTHEEIRLADEPELVRVLLGMQANGASIILHGYRHQYRDSETGEGFEYWDVEHDRPIYQSKDEPVLLREDFSTDEEFAAFLKQGQAFEESYIRTTVERGIQELTEQRLYPLAFEAPHYSMSETGYRILSDYFSTYVGEIQLSDKTFNGTGISLFETKPVKLHGMQVLPETLGYIEPDNPDAVTELTAQARYAASFSDSYLAFFYHPYLGLDGLKDVLDVLSVYDEYEWVNMKELDNRVVVNGLTISTGDGKITVDRGVGVLVAQTAKDMWWFAVPILVFLLIVITSIRQKRVLRGR, encoded by the coding sequence ATGAAGCCGGTATTCAGCATGCTGTTACTGGGATTCAGCCTGATTTTTTCCGCTGTCTCACCGGCTGCTGCCGAGGCTGCAGCCAATCAGGCAAAAACGCTAATCGTCTATAAAGGCGATGCGGGCGTGCAGGTGAATGAATTGCATGCGCTCGATCTGGCTACGGGCCATTTTGCGTCAGACAGGACAATTCTGCCGTTATCAGAAGCGGCAGAAGAAGGAATTGCCGGCTATTCGCATGTATTGTATGCCGGATTCAGTGAAGAGGCGCTGTCCGATAAAGAACTTGAACTATTCCGTGAATTCACCGGACCTCTGTATTTGATCGGCCGGCATATTGACCGGTTTCCGGCAGTGGAGAAGCTGGGGCCGGATGGAGCTGAAAAAATCACAGCCATCCGGAATGCGGCTGGTACCTGGGAAGCACCTGTCGATAAACTGGTGACCCGCTTTGAAAATACGGCCGGCTGGGAAGTGCTCTATACAGCAGAGGTGGCTGGCGGTGAACTTCCGCTGATACTCCGGCAAGGGAATACGTTCGTCGCTGTTGCTGAATCGGTTACCGGACCGGTCAGCGATGCACTGGGAGAAACTTTATTTGATTTTTATCAGGCCGAACGGCAGGCACCGAAGAAGTTTCTCCGGCTTGAGGATGTGCATCCAAAGAGCGATCCTATCCAGCTGAGAGCAATCGGCGATTACTTGGCGGAACAGAATATCCCCTATGCCATTACGGTGATTCCTGTGTATCTGAATCCCCAGACTCACGAAGAGATCCGACTGGCAGATGAACCGGAGCTTGTCCGCGTTCTCCTTGGGATGCAGGCGAACGGCGCCTCCATCATTCTGCACGGCTACCGTCATCAGTACCGGGACAGCGAAACGGGCGAGGGATTCGAGTATTGGGATGTGGAGCACGACCGGCCGATCTATCAGAGCAAAGATGAACCGGTACTGCTCCGGGAGGATTTTTCGACGGATGAGGAATTCGCCGCTTTCCTTAAACAGGGACAGGCATTCGAGGAGTCCTATATCCGCACGACTGTCGAACGGGGCATTCAGGAATTGACTGAGCAGCGATTGTATCCACTCGCTTTCGAAGCGCCGCATTACTCCATGTCAGAAACCGGATATAGAATTCTTTCCGATTACTTCTCGACGTATGTCGGTGAAATCCAATTATCCGATAAGACATTCAACGGGACAGGTATCAGCCTATTTGAAACGAAACCGGTTAAACTGCACGGCATGCAGGTGCTGCCGGAAACGCTCGGCTACATTGAACCAGACAATCCGGATGCAGTAACGGAATTGACGGCACAAGCCCGCTATGCCGCCAGTTTTTCAGACAGTTATCTCGCTTTTTTCTATCATCCGTATCTTGGGCTCGATGGCTTGAAAGATGTGCTGGATGTTTTATCGGTGTATGACGAATACGAGTGGGTGAATATGAAAGAACTGGATAACCGGGTGGTCGTGAATGGATTGACCATCTCGACGGGTGATGGAAAAATCACGGTGGACCGGGGCGTTGGCGTGCTTGTAGCCCAGACGGCCAAGGATATGTGGTGGTTCGCGGTTCCGATACTGGTCTTTCTCTTGATTGTAATCACTTCCATCCGTCAGAAGCGGGTTCTCCGCGGACGCTGA
- a CDS encoding glycosyltransferase: MTVILIAILLFFWLLLVFYSLLTVAGIMNRLQSRQPKSLKHYPSVSVLIPAHNEDVVLEDTLRAMIRLRYRGQLDIYLLDDGSTDRTAEIAKEFAELFSRIHYIPVPAGKPSGKSRVLNYGLGMTESDYFVVYDADNEPEQDAVKKLVEAAERTPNSAGAVGYVKTKNTDTNLLTAMIGLEFQVFQLLMQCGRWSLFNLGSLAGTNMLLRRFIIQELGGYDVNALAEDAELTVRLTALGYTLPVVPVSRTWEQEPETLRAFIRQRTRWLSGNLYLLEKSFRDRSLWSGRTFILSLQHVLTYLMFVLTLLVSDVFFLASLAGAQLPAMDAPLTMLWFMTYILYVGQLLSALVVDRNVSAKNVLLALIMYFTYAQLFLLLLFRSISIYTWNRLRKKTIAWDKTQRFKGTVE; encoded by the coding sequence ATGACAGTGATCCTGATTGCCATCCTCCTTTTTTTCTGGCTGCTGCTTGTATTCTATTCTTTGCTGACTGTTGCAGGGATCATGAACCGGCTGCAAAGCCGGCAGCCCAAAAGCTTAAAACATTACCCGAGTGTGTCGGTGCTGATTCCGGCCCATAATGAGGACGTTGTGCTTGAAGACACATTGCGGGCGATGATCCGGCTTCGGTATCGCGGTCAGTTGGATATTTACCTGCTCGATGATGGTTCGACAGACCGCACAGCGGAAATCGCAAAGGAATTCGCAGAGCTGTTTTCCCGTATCCATTACATTCCTGTACCGGCAGGGAAGCCATCCGGCAAGTCCCGTGTCCTGAACTACGGGCTTGGGATGACTGAGTCGGATTATTTCGTTGTTTATGACGCGGATAATGAACCGGAACAGGATGCGGTTAAAAAACTGGTGGAAGCGGCGGAGAGAACACCGAATTCAGCGGGAGCTGTCGGTTACGTGAAGACGAAGAATACGGACACCAATCTGCTGACAGCCATGATCGGTCTGGAGTTTCAAGTGTTTCAATTACTGATGCAATGCGGGCGCTGGTCGCTGTTCAATCTCGGTTCCCTCGCTGGAACAAATATGCTGCTCCGGCGGTTCATCATCCAGGAACTCGGCGGCTATGATGTGAATGCGCTTGCGGAAGATGCCGAGCTTACGGTCCGGCTGACCGCCTTGGGTTATACACTTCCTGTCGTGCCGGTTTCCCGTACATGGGAGCAGGAACCGGAGACGCTGCGGGCGTTCATCAGGCAGCGGACCCGCTGGCTGAGTGGTAATCTCTATTTGCTGGAAAAATCATTCCGGGACCGTTCACTCTGGTCCGGCCGGACGTTTATCCTGAGTCTGCAGCATGTGCTCACTTACCTCATGTTCGTGCTCACGCTGCTTGTGTCGGACGTGTTTTTTCTTGCAAGTCTCGCAGGAGCCCAATTGCCGGCAATGGATGCGCCGTTGACCATGCTATGGTTTATGACTTATATCCTGTATGTGGGCCAGTTGCTGAGTGCACTTGTCGTGGACCGGAATGTATCGGCGAAAAATGTTCTGCTTGCCCTCATCATGTATTTCACATATGCGCAGCTGTTTCTGCTCCTGCTGTTCCGCAGCATCAGTATATACACGTGGAATCGGCTGCGTAAAAAAACCATCGCCTGGGACAAGACCCAGCGCTTTAAAGGAACGGTGGAATGA
- a CDS encoding NERD domain-containing protein codes for MAIGILLTLLAVGIALKSPQVKGYLGEMGIRFALRGLGKENIEILNDITLQNGNKTAQIDHIVIGRNGIFVIETKNYQGWIFGSEKNAKWTQTIYKSKRQFQNPIHQNYGHIKTLEQYLPDYVQPIVSIVAFTNSGTLKKIDVTSDHIHVVQTDGVVPVIKSYTEERFSQRKVHEIADQIRTFSLRGRTVKQQHVATIQADQQQKAKDMSQGICPKCGQPLVARTGKRGSFTGCSAFPKCRFTAA; via the coding sequence TTGGCTATCGGCATTTTACTGACTTTGCTTGCAGTCGGCATCGCATTGAAGTCGCCACAAGTGAAAGGGTATTTAGGAGAAATGGGCATCCGGTTTGCCTTGCGGGGGTTAGGAAAGGAAAACATTGAAATATTGAATGACATTACGCTGCAAAACGGGAACAAAACGGCGCAGATCGACCATATTGTCATCGGGCGAAATGGCATCTTCGTAATCGAGACGAAAAACTACCAAGGCTGGATTTTTGGTTCGGAGAAAAATGCCAAATGGACGCAGACCATCTATAAATCCAAGCGGCAATTCCAAAACCCGATCCACCAGAATTATGGCCATATCAAAACACTCGAACAGTATTTGCCGGATTACGTGCAACCGATCGTTTCCATCGTGGCGTTCACCAACAGCGGCACGTTGAAAAAAATCGATGTGACTTCCGATCACATTCACGTTGTCCAGACAGATGGCGTTGTCCCTGTCATCAAGTCGTATACAGAAGAGAGATTCAGCCAGCGGAAAGTGCATGAGATCGCCGATCAGATCCGCACCTTCAGTTTGCGCGGCAGAACTGTCAAACAACAGCATGTGGCGACCATTCAGGCGGATCAGCAGCAGAAAGCAAAAGATATGTCACAAGGCATCTGTCCAAAATGCGGTCAGCCGCTTGTCGCGCGGACCGGGAAACGCGGGTCGTTCACCGGCTGTTCGGCTTTTCCGAAATGCCGGTTCACCGCAGCTTAA